The Brachypodium distachyon strain Bd21 chromosome 4, Brachypodium_distachyon_v3.0, whole genome shotgun sequence nucleotide sequence GACAGTTGGTCGGCTGGCCGCGTTAAAATGCTTTGCTGCTTCTAGTCCACTGGATGATCGCTCGTAGTCCCCTCGTCCGTGCGGTGCGGGGTTTTGTGTAGAAACTAGAAATGGCAGAGGGGGGCTGATGCTATGGATGGTCCTTGTCTTGCTTTGCCCGCAGGgtagtggcggcggcgcggaggagcgGCAGGTGCtcggggtggtggtggggaaAGGGTGTTTGAAGCGGCTGGCGGGTGATGGAAGCGGCGGGGGTTCTGGTCCCAGCAAGAAGGTGAGCTTTGTGCTGGAGCCCCACGTGCGGGTCATTTCGCCACGAGCTGTTGTCAGGGCAAGGGGGAGGCCAGAGGGTGGAAAGCGTGTTCGTGCTGGTGGTGGTACTGCCGTAGTTGCAGGCGATGATGCTCCAGTCAGGCGATCCAGGAGGAATGTGGTGAATTTGGGCGCTGGAGTTGAGCTTGAGCAGGTAACTGTAGCTGTTAGTAACTCTGCTGAGGCCGAAGAAGATGGGGTGGCAGAAGCTTTTGACAGGAAGCGGAAGAGGGAGAGCGGTGAGAGTTCAGAGCATATGGCTGTTGGTCCACGGATGGGAGCTCCTTGTAGAATCACGAGGTCGAGCGGCCTCCTGTTGGCAGCCCCTTTCGTGTGGTCTCCTGTGattgagaagaagagaaggcggAAGAACATGGAAGATGAGACAGAACAAACATGTGTTGAGGAGGAGCAACCTGCTGAAGTTCAATGTTTGGGTACAGCAGTAAATTCTGAACTGGTGACAGCACAAGAAGATGAACCTGCAGCGCAGAAGGTTGCTAGGGTTGAAGATGCGTTGGTGCCCATTTTCGTTGAGAACAAGACAGGGAGGAAGATTGAAGATGCCCACTCTGATGGTAAAGCGCTGGAGATGCCTAAAAATGATGACCCTGTTCCCATTGCCTTAAGGGATAAAGCTGTTCAGGGTAACAACATCGTGGTGGAGGAAAGTCATTTCGgcaaggaagtgcagaacaggAGTCAACCCAGTAGACCAGATACTCGCAGCAACAGACATCAGCAGCTTGCATTTTCAGTAGAGAAAGAATATCAAGAACATGTTGCTGCTCCCCATAAGGGCCACCCACTTAGGCAATCACGGCGAAACCTTTCCGAGGCCAATGGATTGTTGAACAATAACAGAACTTCAGAAAGAAACAACTGTAGCAGAGTATCAGAGGAGAGCAATGGCTTGAAAATAGCCCACTCATGCATGCACAATACGGCAAAGGAAGATGACCAATATGGCAGAGCTAAGGTAAGGTTCCTTTTAATTGTAGCAGCGGTGAGATTCCTTTTAATCATAACAGTGGTAATCGATCCTATGAGATGATCAAGGCATATATATATCTGTTATTCCTACTTCTCTCGAACAAGGGACCAAATGGCAGAGGGGAGTTGTCTTTGTGCTTATTTGAGTTTTCTTGCTTTACAGGGTTGTGCTGGTGCAGAAAAGCAGATGGTCGGGGTGGTAGCGAGGAAAGGGTGTTTGAAGCCTCTAGGTGGTGGTGCGAGCAGCAGGAACtccaatgctgcaaaaaatgTGACTTTTGTGTTGGTGgagcaggcggaggcggatgGGATGCAGTTCGGGGGGAGACCACTGGTGATGTGGTCACCAATTGCTGCCAGGACAAGGTGTAGGCGGAAGACCAGGATGATTCTTCCTGGTGCTGAAGCAAGCAGAGGGGAACATCAGCTGACGCATGTTCAAGTTGGTGGTCATTCTGTTACCGAAGGTGATGCTCGAGAGATCGCTTCAGACGCTCCGTTGAGGTGGTCAAGGAGGAATGCAGTTGAATGCGGTGTTGGCGATGTAGTTCAGAAGGTTACTGGAGCTGTAAGTCGGAGTAACGCTACCAGGGCTGATAAAGAAGAGGGGGATGTAGGACAAGCATTCgacaggaagcagaagaccAGCGAGAATGCTGGGGATCTAGTTATCAGTGCTCAAGTTGGATTTTCTCGTATCTTGTCACCAGCCTCTTTCCTGTATTCTTTGTTCTTGAGAAGAACATAGGACGGAGGTGGGCAGGTGATGTCAAGGAACAAAATGCCTTAAGTAACAACTTGCTAATTTGGGTAGAATTCTAAGATATGCTTCGGGTTTGGGACACTGTTAAGCCCACTAAGATGTTTATGATCTCAGAACTCCTTTGGTGATTTCAATGCATGTTTTGTGGCTTCTTGAAATACATTTGTAACATGTCTCATAAACAATTGTGGGAAATGCATCAAACTCGTATTCTTTCATTAGTTTTTGCACTTAACTCATGCAGTTCAAAAATTGCACTTCTGTGGATTATTTTTGTTTAGCATCCTATCTTGACATGGTAATAACTTACTAGCCTCATAGAACTTCTACTGAGGAATTTTATTAAAGACGAAAATAAGTAAATAACCGTGATGCCCTTTGTTATTTGGATAGTATTTTAGGATGCCTGAACATTCCTGGATAGTGGAGATGATGCCCATTCGGCCTGCAGCATACAGCTGTGACAGTCGAATTTGCTCCATTGTTCAAGTTGTTTCAAACCTAAAACTTAACTGTAGGTGCATCCAAAATTCCAGATGATTATGCAATCATCTGGGTTATCCATTGATCTATGCAGCCCTGTTGCATTATTTGGGAcagttccaacttccaagttcttttgttttaaactcATCATGAACCCTGTATTTGCATTTGCATAAGTATTTCCTGatgtttttctctttattgTTTTTGGTTGTGGAGAAGAGTATGGAGGCAATAGCCGTGGCAGCGCATGGAGAGGCACGAGTGCACGACGGAGGACCGGTTGTAATAATGAAGGATGGAAATAACACAAGAGCTCTTGCATTAAATGTTTGTCATGTTTTATGCAGGATGCTTGAATCAAAACTGCTTCTTGGTAAAAGAATTTTGGAGATATGGTTACTTTCTGATTAATTTTGCTCTATTCTTTTCGTAAACATACCATTTTTTGTGATATCTCAGTAATGAGAATACTTGAATGCTTACTTTGTTTATTACTTTACTTATCTGGATATAAAGGTGTGCATTGCTTATTGGTATTGCATATGTGACTAATTTTCCCAATTCTCGGTACCCATGTTTCTCTCGTTTCAGATGTTATGCTTTCTGTTACATGGTTCCATTATTAGATTTAACTCTGCATATCCTCTGTTCACAACTGATGGGCACTGATCAGTGATCACAAAGCAGTTCGATGTAACTCCAGTTACTTCTATGTCAATTTTTCCAGCAACTTATCGGCTAATGAGACAAATGTGAAAACATTGAGTTTTCCTGCTTATACTTTTTTGGTCAATAGAGGTACAGGAATCTCACTTCATTTTAGACTTTTTTCTGCTGAGAACTGAAGATTGACCAGGATATGCACAAAGATGTTTTCATCTGTATCCGTAGCATCACTATTAGGATTGCAATTGATGGTAGGCCTCAGTTAAATTCCTTCTGAGCATATTGGCTTTCAAAGAATAGATATGACAATACTGTTATCTTCCCTTGCTTGTTCTATTCCGAAGCCAATTGCACCTAGACTTGCTTGttgagaaaaaggaaaattaattCCTTAATTAGTTTGCCTTGATTCAGTTTTCAATTATAGATGCAATTTAGGATTTAATGGGCCACATTCTCTGACGAATAATTGGCAGTAAGTCTAAAATTAAAAGCTCAGAAGACCAAGTATCAAAATACGAATCCATATATCAAAGATCCAACACAACCTCTTTTATTTGCTTTAATCCAGGACACCATGTTTCTATCTTGCTTCATATAAATATGGTTGCCTGTTCCGACTGACCTTACATGTGCCAAAACTGCAGCAGGAAGCTGATAGCAACTGCATCTGTACCATAACATGGCGCACGACTGTCAGAGATAAAAGATGTTGTTGCCGATCCAACATGCCTCGCACGAAGCCTGTGAGTTGTGTTATCTATGGCCAT carries:
- the LOC106866855 gene encoding uncharacterized protein LOC106866855; this translates as MLREGCALRERCRIAGGGLVDCTPSGSGGGAEERQVLGVVVGKGCLKRLAGDGSGGGSGPSKKVSFVLEPHVRVISPRAVVRARGRPEGGKRVRAGGGTAVVAGDDAPVRRSRRNVVNLGAGVELEQVTVAVSNSAEAEEDGVAEAFDRKRKRESGESSEHMAVGPRMGAPCRITRSSGLLLAAPFVWSPVIEKKRRRKNMEDETEQTCVEEEQPAEVQCLGTAVNSELVTAQEDEPAAQKVARVEDALVPIFVENKTGRKIEDAHSDGKALEMPKNDDPVPIALRDKAVQGNNIVVEESHFGKEVQNRSQPSRPDTRSNRHQQLAFSVEKEYQEHVAAPHKGHPLRQSRRNLSEANGLLNNNRTSERNNCSRVSEESNGLKIAHSCMHNTAKEDDQYGRAKGCAGAEKQMVGVVARKGCLKPLGGGASSRNSNAAKNVTFVLVEQAEADGMQFGGRPLVMWSPIAARTRCRRKTRMILPGAEASRGEHQLTHVQVGGHSVTEGDAREIASDAPLRWSRRNAVECGVGDVVQKVTGAVSRSNATRADKEEGDVGQAFDRKQKTSENAGDLVISAQVGFSRILSPASFLYSLFLRRT